Proteins encoded within one genomic window of Streptomyces sp. NBC_01314:
- a CDS encoding YlxR family protein gives MSGRTRARACPERTCVGCRQRSAKTELLRVVATEDECVPDPRGTLPGRGAYVHPAQVCLDLGLRRRAFTRALRAPGALDTKALRRYVEQTTVAEQATP, from the coding sequence GTGTCTGGCCGGACGCGCGCCCGCGCATGCCCTGAACGCACCTGTGTGGGGTGCAGGCAGCGATCGGCCAAGACCGAACTGCTGCGGGTCGTGGCGACCGAGGACGAATGCGTCCCCGATCCTCGCGGTACGCTGCCCGGCCGGGGTGCGTACGTTCACCCCGCCCAGGTCTGTCTCGACTTGGGGCTACGCCGCCGGGCGTTCACGAGGGCGCTGCGTGCCCCGGGAGCGCTCGACACAAAGGCGTTGCGCCGATACGTGGAGCAGACAACAGTTGCCGAGCAGGCAACACCGTAA
- the rimP gene encoding ribosome maturation factor RimP, which yields MSTTQSERLRELLEPLVRSQGLDLEEIAVDSVGRKRVLRVVVDSDEGADLDAVAEVSRALSAKLDETDAMGQAEYTLEVGTPGAERALTEHRHYRRAVDRLVKFTLREDGELIARILTVDDDGLDLEVPGVKGRKATARRLAFDEIDKARVQVEFNRKDKKDMTEEEEA from the coding sequence ATGAGCACCACCCAGAGCGAGAGGCTGCGAGAACTACTGGAACCGCTCGTACGCTCCCAGGGCCTGGATCTCGAAGAGATCGCAGTGGACTCGGTCGGACGCAAGCGGGTGCTGCGCGTGGTCGTCGACTCCGACGAGGGCGCGGATCTGGACGCGGTCGCCGAGGTCAGCCGGGCGCTCTCGGCCAAGCTGGACGAGACGGACGCGATGGGCCAGGCGGAGTACACCCTGGAGGTCGGGACGCCGGGCGCCGAGCGCGCCCTCACCGAGCACCGGCACTACCGTCGCGCCGTGGACCGTCTGGTGAAGTTCACGCTCCGCGAGGACGGGGAACTGATCGCCAGAATCCTGACCGTGGACGACGACGGCCTCGACCTCGAAGTGCCCGGTGTGAAGGGCCGCAAGGCCACCGCCCGCCGGCTCGCCTTCGACGAGATCGACAAGGCCCGCGTCCAGGTCGAGTTCAACCGCAAGGACAAGAAGGACATGACGGAAGAAGAGGAGGCGTAG
- the truB gene encoding tRNA pseudouridine(55) synthase TruB, translating to MTEQRQKNTTPDGLVIVDKPSGFTSHDVVAKMRGIARTRRVGHAGTLDPMATGVLVLGVEKATKLLGHLALTEKEYLGTVRLGQTTVTDDAEGEITASVDASKVTRDAVDAGVAELTGAIMQVPSKVSAIKINGVRSYKRARDGEDFEIPARPVTVSSFAVYDVRDAVAEDGTPVLDLVVSVVCSSGTYIRALARDLGAGLGVGGHLTALRRTRVGPYKLDSARTLDQHQEELAVMPIAEAATAAFPRWDVDDRGAGLLLNGVRLEMPEEYAERGAVAVFDPTGRFLALVESQKGKAKSLAVFG from the coding sequence ATGACCGAGCAGCGTCAGAAGAACACCACGCCCGACGGCCTTGTCATCGTCGACAAGCCGTCGGGCTTCACTTCGCACGATGTCGTCGCCAAGATGCGGGGCATCGCCAGGACCCGGCGGGTCGGGCATGCGGGGACTCTCGATCCCATGGCCACCGGGGTGCTCGTCCTGGGGGTGGAGAAGGCGACCAAGCTGCTCGGTCACCTCGCGCTCACCGAGAAGGAGTACCTGGGGACCGTCCGGCTCGGGCAGACGACGGTCACCGACGACGCCGAGGGCGAGATCACGGCGTCGGTCGACGCGTCGAAGGTCACCCGGGACGCCGTCGACGCCGGTGTGGCCGAGCTGACCGGCGCGATCATGCAGGTGCCGTCCAAGGTCAGCGCCATCAAGATCAACGGCGTGCGGTCGTACAAGCGGGCCCGGGACGGCGAGGACTTCGAGATTCCCGCCCGGCCCGTCACCGTCTCCTCCTTCGCGGTCTACGACGTCCGGGACGCCGTCGCCGAGGACGGCACCCCGGTCCTCGACCTGGTGGTGTCGGTGGTGTGCTCCTCCGGGACGTACATCCGGGCCCTCGCCCGCGATCTGGGCGCCGGCCTGGGCGTCGGCGGCCACCTCACCGCGCTGCGCCGGACGCGCGTGGGGCCGTACAAGCTGGACTCCGCGCGGACCCTCGACCAGCACCAGGAGGAGCTGGCCGTGATGCCGATCGCCGAGGCCGCGACGGCCGCGTTCCCCCGCTGGGACGTGGACGACCGGGGGGCGGGGCTGCTGCTGAACGGGGTACGCCTGGAGATGCCCGAGGAGTACGCGGAGCGCGGCGCCGTGGCCGTCTTCGACCCCACCGGCCGCTTCCTGGCCCTGGTGGAGAGTCAGAAGGGCAAGGCCAAGAGCCTGGCGGTCTTCGGCTGA
- a CDS encoding DUF503 domain-containing protein, with translation MYVGTLSFDLLLGDVRSLKEKRSVVRPIVAELQRKFAVSAAEVDHMDLHRRTVLGLAVVSGDTGHLTDVLDRCERLVAGRPEVELLSVRRRLHGDDD, from the coding sequence ATGTACGTGGGGACTCTGTCCTTCGATCTCCTGCTCGGCGACGTACGGTCGCTGAAGGAGAAGCGCTCCGTCGTCCGTCCGATAGTGGCCGAGCTGCAACGCAAGTTCGCGGTGAGTGCGGCGGAGGTCGACCATATGGATCTGCACCGCCGGACCGTGCTCGGGCTGGCGGTGGTGTCCGGTGACACGGGGCACCTGACCGACGTCCTGGACCGGTGCGAGCGGCTGGTCGCCGGGCGCCCCGAGGTGGAACTGCTCTCGGTCAGACGGCGGTTGCACGGTGACGACGACTGA
- a CDS encoding trypsin-like peptidase domain-containing protein: MAVRGRRATDDGRRAARDEVLVRVGDLAGRPRGTGFVADHHGTVVTSHEAVDGLARIVVHASGDRVCVVTSDAVTPLPALDLALIRTEGLCVDPLPFALRDDVGTGAYVRIAAGGWREARVLGTADVTYTATDGFHLLRAVLELAIGTAGSEALRLGGGAAGGPVVDATTGAVVGILGTALEAQHRTTGFAVPLRGWRAEQPLAELLARNAATVAAYGTDLNLAGVLELTATTVGSDGPGAGAGAVAASGAEPVERVDVVREFTTFADGPATVLGLVGPPGSGRTTELAALAARRGRGSEPAPTLWLRGADLLSDDASLADAARRALERAGRIVAASATEGTTGHEGAWGEWGTSGEWGVSAGASSASPMSGVPGDRLGEVGRSPAGRYGGELGDIRPERLARLAVAQGRPMLLLLDGPEEMPPTLAHRLAEWTAGTVEWLRENGARLVVACRAEYWERAGAQFPSELLHGEVSGGEGQPLPACVRLGDLTEGEARRARLRYGIPEDALAGPDARHPLTLRLLSEVRAALPDTPDGRPGEDGASAGPPGTGAFSAGSAAPSPGRGASSAGPGAPSPGTGVFSAGQARPGRDEVLAAYLDLMCLRVAVRLAVVNGVRGTAVRRLAAQVSGQVHEAARRCLGPGQGELDRAAFEAVFPWGSVPGRRLGGTTGWASAVLTEGLLVPAGDGYRFAHEELADWIQGAHLDLDAALHALVYRGWVAQAEARRGWGTMPSEARVRRHARRATRDLPVPRHRVGPVVHALLLLGRQQGPTELAGRLEELLDALDALLPPGAPAAPDDPTWWATRLLAEVLHRVPDATPYTRVLRFLTERIGAWRVQGRGVPGEFGPDFWASLPLPEAERFDLLRRLVVADPATGEGSRYLDVVSRLLAADPGAVQPLLTRWFLDDTPLVATPDATVATAAQALLHTHRRCAPDDLTEALVDSAHRRGDELLAVLSEEEPSAVCRAVDRWAHDERPARRVAGLAYGLRTAPHVSTEADRELLRHAALALLGRPADVTLHSGALALLVRDVGTRSRYLPQALERFAAGDPQLPASALVTALVTHPDPVLDAFRARLRTPGAEGSDGETLRTLAEVTTPGLARRVTTLVREVVELRPEVAGHVAAYVDRRLEHGPGTRAVLFPLASGLIVDGPVQVRAALAAVFAEPGTPASGPLRRELLDLLMATERDPSVLDALLRAAAARGVTAEMGGTGGTWDTGGTGDSAATRSLVHRVGMLLVRTPEGATRFDWALVDLARHVPGFAGLVAGWLSGTPQEWAAVVGPSTRRMIENLAGVPGVRVSA, from the coding sequence ATGGCGGTACGGGGCCGTCGGGCAACCGACGACGGCCGCCGGGCGGCGCGGGACGAAGTCCTGGTGCGGGTCGGCGATCTGGCGGGACGACCGCGCGGCACGGGCTTCGTGGCCGATCACCACGGCACGGTCGTCACCAGCCACGAGGCGGTGGACGGACTGGCCAGGATCGTGGTGCACGCCTCCGGCGACCGCGTCTGTGTGGTGACCTCCGACGCGGTGACCCCGCTGCCCGCCCTCGATCTCGCGCTCATCCGCACCGAGGGGCTGTGCGTGGACCCGCTGCCCTTCGCCCTGCGGGACGACGTCGGGACGGGCGCGTACGTCCGTATCGCGGCCGGTGGCTGGCGCGAGGCACGGGTGCTGGGCACGGCGGACGTCACGTACACCGCGACCGACGGTTTCCATCTGCTGCGCGCAGTCCTGGAGTTGGCGATCGGCACGGCCGGGAGCGAGGCGCTGCGGCTGGGCGGGGGCGCGGCCGGAGGACCCGTCGTCGATGCGACCACTGGAGCCGTGGTGGGGATCCTCGGCACGGCGCTGGAGGCACAGCACCGGACCACGGGCTTCGCCGTACCCCTGCGCGGGTGGCGGGCCGAGCAGCCGCTGGCCGAGCTGCTCGCACGCAACGCGGCGACCGTGGCCGCGTACGGGACGGATCTGAACCTGGCCGGGGTGCTGGAGCTCACGGCCACCACCGTGGGGTCGGACGGGCCGGGGGCGGGTGCCGGGGCCGTCGCGGCGTCCGGCGCCGAACCCGTCGAACGGGTCGATGTCGTAAGGGAGTTCACCACCTTCGCCGACGGCCCGGCTACGGTCCTCGGCCTCGTCGGCCCACCCGGCAGCGGCCGTACGACGGAACTGGCCGCCCTCGCCGCCCGGCGCGGCCGTGGGTCCGAGCCCGCGCCCACGCTGTGGCTGCGCGGCGCCGACCTCCTCTCCGACGACGCCTCCTTGGCGGACGCGGCACGGCGCGCGCTGGAACGGGCGGGGCGGATCGTGGCGGCGTCGGCCACGGAGGGCACGACGGGACACGAGGGCGCGTGGGGGGAGTGGGGCACGTCGGGGGAGTGGGGCGTGTCGGCCGGGGCTTCGTCGGCTTCGCCGATGTCGGGGGTTCCGGGAGACCGGCTGGGCGAGGTGGGACGGTCGCCGGCCGGCCGGTACGGCGGCGAGCTGGGGGACATCCGGCCGGAGCGGCTCGCCCGGCTCGCCGTGGCGCAGGGGCGGCCCATGCTGCTGCTTCTGGACGGGCCCGAGGAGATGCCGCCGACGCTCGCGCACCGGCTGGCCGAATGGACCGCCGGGACGGTCGAGTGGCTGCGGGAGAACGGGGCTCGGCTCGTGGTGGCCTGCCGTGCCGAGTACTGGGAGCGGGCCGGGGCGCAGTTCCCGTCGGAGCTGCTGCACGGGGAGGTGTCCGGCGGAGAGGGGCAGCCGCTGCCCGCGTGCGTGCGGCTCGGTGATCTGACGGAGGGCGAGGCCAGGCGGGCCCGGCTCAGGTACGGGATCCCCGAGGACGCGCTCGCCGGGCCCGACGCCCGGCATCCGCTCACCCTGCGGCTCCTGTCCGAAGTACGGGCGGCGCTGCCGGACACCCCGGACGGGCGGCCCGGCGAGGATGGCGCCTCCGCCGGACCGCCCGGCACGGGTGCGTTCTCCGCCGGTTCGGCGGCACCCTCTCCGGGCAGGGGAGCATCCTCCGCCGGTCCGGGGGCGCCCTCCCCGGGCACGGGAGTGTTCTCCGCCGGCCAGGCCCGGCCCGGTCGGGACGAAGTGTTGGCCGCCTACCTGGACCTGATGTGCCTGCGCGTGGCCGTGCGGCTCGCCGTGGTGAACGGGGTGCGGGGCACGGCCGTACGGCGGCTCGCGGCGCAGGTCTCCGGGCAGGTGCACGAGGCGGCCCGGCGGTGTCTGGGGCCCGGGCAGGGGGAGCTGGACCGGGCGGCGTTCGAGGCGGTGTTCCCCTGGGGGTCGGTGCCGGGGCGGCGGCTCGGCGGCACCACCGGCTGGGCCTCGGCCGTGCTCACCGAGGGGCTGCTCGTCCCCGCGGGCGACGGCTACCGCTTCGCCCACGAGGAGCTGGCCGACTGGATCCAGGGCGCGCACCTGGACCTCGACGCGGCCCTGCACGCGCTGGTGTACCGGGGCTGGGTCGCGCAGGCCGAGGCGCGGCGGGGCTGGGGCACCATGCCGTCGGAGGCCCGCGTCCGCCGCCACGCGCGCCGGGCCACCCGCGACCTCCCCGTGCCCCGTCACCGCGTCGGCCCTGTCGTCCACGCGCTGCTCCTCCTCGGCCGTCAGCAGGGGCCCACCGAACTCGCCGGGCGCCTGGAGGAGTTGCTCGACGCCCTGGACGCGCTGCTGCCGCCGGGCGCCCCGGCAGCACCCGACGACCCCACCTGGTGGGCCACCCGCCTCCTGGCCGAGGTCCTGCACCGGGTGCCCGACGCGACGCCGTACACCCGGGTGCTGCGGTTCCTCACCGAGCGGATCGGGGCCTGGCGGGTCCAGGGCCGGGGCGTGCCGGGGGAGTTCGGGCCGGACTTCTGGGCGTCGCTGCCGCTGCCCGAGGCGGAACGGTTCGACCTCCTGCGACGCCTGGTCGTCGCCGACCCGGCCACCGGCGAGGGGTCCCGCTATCTGGACGTGGTCTCCCGCCTCCTCGCGGCCGACCCCGGCGCCGTACAACCGCTGCTCACCCGTTGGTTCCTCGACGACACCCCGCTGGTCGCGACCCCCGACGCCACCGTGGCGACGGCCGCGCAGGCGCTGCTGCACACACACCGGCGATGCGCCCCGGACGACCTGACGGAGGCACTGGTCGACAGCGCGCACCGGCGCGGCGACGAGCTGCTCGCCGTACTGTCCGAGGAGGAGCCCTCCGCGGTGTGCCGGGCCGTCGACCGGTGGGCGCACGACGAGCGCCCGGCGCGGCGGGTCGCGGGGCTCGCGTACGGGCTGCGGACCGCTCCGCACGTGAGCACGGAGGCCGACCGCGAGCTGCTCCGCCACGCGGCGCTCGCCCTGCTGGGCCGCCCCGCCGACGTCACCCTGCACAGCGGCGCCCTCGCCCTGCTCGTACGGGATGTGGGGACCAGGTCGCGGTATCTGCCGCAGGCGCTGGAACGCTTCGCGGCCGGCGACCCGCAGCTGCCCGCGAGCGCCCTGGTCACCGCGCTCGTCACCCACCCGGACCCGGTCCTGGACGCCTTCCGCGCCCGGCTGCGGACTCCGGGCGCCGAGGGCTCCGACGGGGAGACCCTGCGCACCCTCGCCGAGGTCACCACGCCCGGCCTCGCGCGCCGCGTCACCACCCTCGTCCGGGAGGTCGTCGAACTGCGCCCCGAGGTGGCCGGGCACGTCGCCGCGTATGTCGACCGCAGGCTGGAGCACGGTCCGGGCACCCGCGCCGTTCTGTTCCCGTTGGCCAGCGGCCTCATCGTCGACGGTCCCGTGCAGGTGCGCGCGGCCCTCGCGGCGGTCTTCGCCGAGCCGGGCACGCCCGCCTCCGGCCCGCTGCGGCGCGAACTGCTTGACCTGCTGATGGCGACCGAGCGGGACCCGTCCGTCCTCGACGCGCTGCTGCGGGCGGCCGCCGCGCGCGGAGTGACAGCGGAGATGGGAGGCACAGGAGGGACATGGGACACAGGAGGCACGGGGGACAGCGCGGCGACTCGGTCGCTGGTCCACCGGGTCGGCATGCTTCTCGTCCGTACGCCCGAAGGGGCGACCCGATTCGACTGGGCGCTCGTCGATCTGGCCCGCCATGTGCCCGGGTTCGCGGGGCTGGTGGCCGGCTGGCTCAGCGGCACGCCCCAGGAGTGGGCGGCTGTGGTCGGGCCGAGCACCCGCCGGATGATCGAGAACCTGGCGGGGGTGCCGGGGGTGCGGGTGTCCGCGTGA
- the infB gene encoding translation initiation factor IF-2, with translation MAKVRVYELAKEFGVESKVVMAKLQELGEFVRSASSTIEAPVVRKLTDALQQGNGGGKSAPRKSAPARPAAPSSAQAARPGAPRPGPAAPKPPAAEKPAAASPAPGPRPLPGPKPPAPKPAPASPAPSVPEFQAPPSAPAAQSPRPNVRPGPAAQRPAGGQGGQRPGGPGQDRQDRGQDRQDRGQDRPDRGQAPRPGGQRPGGAGAPKPGGARPAGPRPGNNPFTSGGSTGMGRPQGPRPGGAPRPGGQGGPGGAQGGARPAAPGQAPRPQGAGGGPRPQTPGGSRPTPGGMPRPQGGAPRPGGGPRPNPGMMPQRPAAGPRPGGGGPGGRGPGGAGRPGGGAGGAARPGGGGGGFAGRPGGGGGGGGFAGRPGGGGGGFAGRPGGGGPGGGGGFGGGGGRPGFGGRPGGPGARGGTQGAFGRPGGPARRGRKSKRQRRQEYEAMQAPSVGGVMLPRGNGQSVRLSRGASLTDFAEKIGANPASLVGVMMNLGEMVTATQSVSDETLKLLADEMNFILEIVSPEEEDRELLESFDIEFGEDEGGEEFLVARPPVVTVMGHVDHGKTRLLDTIRKTNVVAGEAGGITQHIGAYQVATQVNDEERRITFIDTPGHEAFTAMRARGAKSTDIAILVVAANDGVMPQTIEALNHAKAAGVPIVVAVNKIDVEGADPTKVRGQLTEFGLVAEEYGGDTMFVDISAKQGLNIEALLEAVVLTADASLDLRANPEQDAQGIAIESHLDKGRGAVATVLVQRGTLRVGDTMVVGDAYGRVRAMLDDKGDNVEEAGPSTPVLVLGLTNVPGAGDNFLVVDEDRTARQIAEKRAARERNANFARRGVRFSLENLDEALKAGLVQELNLIIKGDASGSVEALESSLLQLDVGEEVDIRVLHRGVGAVTESDIDLATGSDAIVIGFNVRAAGRAAQMAEREGVDVRYYSVIYQAIEEIEAALKGMLKPEYEEVELGTAEIREVFKSSKLGNIAGVLVRSGEVKRNTKARLVRDGKVIAENLTISGLRRFKDDVTELREGFEGGINLGNFNDIKIDDVIATYEMREKPRS, from the coding sequence GTGGCTAAGGTCCGGGTATACGAACTCGCCAAGGAGTTCGGGGTTGAGAGCAAGGTCGTCATGGCCAAGCTCCAAGAACTCGGTGAATTCGTCCGTTCGGCGTCCTCGACGATCGAGGCGCCCGTTGTACGCAAGCTGACCGATGCCCTCCAGCAGGGCAACGGCGGCGGTAAGTCCGCCCCCCGCAAGTCCGCCCCGGCTCGTCCGGCGGCACCCTCTTCCGCGCAGGCCGCACGTCCGGGCGCCCCGCGTCCGGGTCCGGCCGCACCGAAGCCGCCCGCCGCGGAGAAGCCCGCGGCCGCGTCTCCGGCCCCGGGCCCGCGCCCGCTGCCGGGTCCCAAGCCGCCGGCGCCGAAGCCCGCTCCGGCCTCCCCGGCCCCGAGCGTGCCCGAGTTCCAGGCACCCCCGTCGGCTCCGGCCGCACAGTCCCCGCGACCGAACGTCCGTCCCGGCCCGGCTGCTCAGCGACCGGCCGGTGGCCAGGGCGGCCAGCGTCCCGGCGGTCCCGGTCAGGACCGACAGGACCGTGGTCAGGACCGGCAGGATCGCGGTCAGGACCGTCCGGACCGTGGCCAGGCGCCGCGTCCCGGTGGTCAGCGTCCCGGCGGTGCCGGTGCGCCCAAGCCGGGCGGTGCCCGTCCCGCGGGTCCGCGTCCCGGTAACAACCCCTTCACGTCCGGTGGCTCCACCGGCATGGGTCGCCCGCAGGGCCCCCGCCCCGGTGGCGCTCCGCGTCCCGGCGGCCAGGGTGGTCCCGGTGGCGCCCAGGGCGGTGCGCGTCCCGCGGCTCCCGGCCAGGCGCCGCGTCCGCAGGGTGCCGGCGGCGGTCCCCGTCCGCAGACTCCGGGCGGCTCACGCCCGACCCCGGGCGGCATGCCCCGTCCGCAGGGTGGGGCTCCCCGTCCCGGCGGCGGCCCCCGTCCGAACCCCGGCATGATGCCGCAGCGTCCCGCTGCCGGCCCGCGTCCCGGTGGCGGTGGCCCCGGCGGTCGCGGTCCTGGTGGCGCCGGTCGTCCCGGTGGTGGCGCCGGCGGTGCCGCTCGTCCCGGTGGCGGCGGCGGTGGCTTCGCGGGTCGTCCCGGTGGTGGCGGCGGCGGCGGTGGCTTCGCCGGTCGTCCCGGTGGTGGCGGCGGCGGTTTCGCGGGTCGTCCCGGTGGCGGTGGCCCCGGTGGTGGCGGCGGCTTCGGTGGCGGCGGCGGTCGTCCCGGCTTCGGCGGTCGTCCCGGTGGTCCGGGTGCCCGTGGTGGCACGCAGGGCGCCTTCGGTCGTCCCGGCGGTCCCGCGCGTCGTGGTCGCAAGTCGAAGCGGCAGAGGCGCCAGGAGTACGAGGCCATGCAGGCCCCGTCGGTCGGCGGCGTGATGCTGCCTCGCGGCAACGGACAGTCCGTCCGCCTGTCGCGCGGTGCGTCGCTCACCGACTTCGCCGAGAAGATCGGCGCCAACCCGGCGTCGCTCGTCGGCGTGATGATGAACCTCGGCGAGATGGTCACTGCCACGCAGTCAGTCTCCGACGAGACGCTGAAGCTCCTCGCGGACGAGATGAACTTCATCCTCGAGATCGTCAGCCCGGAGGAGGAGGACCGCGAGCTTCTCGAGTCCTTCGACATCGAGTTCGGCGAGGACGAGGGTGGCGAGGAGTTCCTCGTCGCGCGTCCGCCGGTCGTGACCGTCATGGGTCACGTCGACCACGGTAAGACCCGCCTTCTCGACACCATCCGCAAGACGAACGTCGTCGCGGGCGAGGCCGGCGGCATCACGCAGCACATCGGTGCGTACCAGGTCGCGACCCAGGTCAACGACGAAGAGCGCAGGATCACCTTCATCGACACCCCGGGCCACGAGGCGTTCACCGCCATGCGTGCCCGTGGTGCGAAGTCGACCGACATCGCGATCCTCGTGGTGGCGGCCAACGACGGTGTGATGCCCCAGACGATCGAGGCGTTGAACCACGCCAAGGCGGCCGGTGTGCCGATCGTGGTCGCGGTCAACAAGATCGACGTCGAGGGTGCCGACCCGACCAAGGTGCGCGGTCAGCTCACCGAGTTCGGTCTGGTGGCCGAGGAGTACGGCGGCGACACGATGTTCGTCGACATCTCCGCCAAGCAGGGCCTCAACATCGAGGCTCTCCTGGAGGCCGTGGTCCTCACCGCGGACGCCTCGCTCGACCTGCGGGCCAACCCGGAGCAGGACGCGCAGGGTATTGCGATCGAGTCCCACCTCGACAAGGGCCGCGGCGCCGTCGCGACCGTCCTGGTCCAGCGAGGCACCCTGCGGGTCGGCGACACCATGGTGGTCGGCGACGCGTACGGCCGTGTCCGCGCGATGCTCGACGACAAGGGCGACAACGTGGAAGAGGCGGGTCCCTCGACCCCGGTCCTCGTCCTCGGTCTCACCAACGTCCCGGGCGCCGGCGACAACTTCCTGGTTGTCGACGAGGACCGTACGGCGCGTCAGATCGCCGAGAAGCGCGCGGCGCGTGAGCGCAACGCCAACTTCGCCCGCCGGGGTGTCCGGTTCTCCCTGGAGAACCTGGACGAGGCCCTCAAGGCCGGTCTGGTGCAGGAACTCAACCTCATCATCAAGGGCGACGCGTCCGGTTCGGTGGAGGCTCTCGAGTCCTCGCTGCTCCAGCTCGACGTCGGCGAAGAGGTCGACATCCGCGTCCTGCACCGCGGCGTGGGTGCGGTCACCGAGTCGGACATCGACCTGGCGACCGGCTCCGACGCCATCGTCATCGGCTTCAACGTCCGCGCTGCGGGCCGCGCGGCGCAGATGGCGGAGCGCGAGGGCGTCGACGTCCGGTACTACTCGGTGATCTACCAGGCCATCGAGGAGATCGAGGCGGCCCTCAAGGGCATGCTCAAGCCGGAGTACGAGGAGGTCGAGCTCGGCACGGCGGAGATCCGCGAGGTCTTCAAGTCGTCCAAGCTGGGCAACATCGCCGGTGTCCTGGTCCGCTCGGGCGAGGTCAAGCGCAACACCAAGGCGCGCCTCGTCCGCGACGGCAAGGTCATCGCGGAGAACCTCACCATCTCCGGTCTGCGTCGCTTCAAGGACGACGTCACTGAGCTCCGCGAAGGATTCGAGGGCGGTATCAACCTCGGAAACTTCAACGACATCAAGATCGACGACGTCATCGCGACGTACGAGATGCGCGAGAAGCCGCGTTCGTAA
- the nusA gene encoding transcription termination factor NusA — translation MDIDMSALRGLVREKEISFDLLVEAIEAALLIAYHRTEGSRRHARVELNRETGHVTVWAKEDPEDLEEGQEPRPFDDTPSDFGRIAATTAKQVILQRLRDAEDDATLGEYAGREGDIVTGVVQQGRDPKNVLVDIGKLEAILPVQEQVPGEAYQHGMRLRSYVVRVAKGVRGPSVTLSRTHPNLVKKLFALEVPEIADGSVEIAAIAREAGHRSKIAVRSTRSGLNAKGACIGPMGGRVRNVMGELNGEKIDIVDWSDDPAEMVANALSPARVSKVEVVDLAARSARVTVPDYQLSLAIGKEGQNARLAARLTGWRIDIRPDTEQPAE, via the coding sequence GTGGACATCGACATGAGTGCCCTGCGGGGTCTGGTCCGGGAGAAGGAGATCTCCTTCGACCTGCTGGTCGAGGCGATCGAGGCGGCCCTCCTCATCGCCTACCACCGCACCGAGGGAAGCCGCCGTCACGCGCGCGTGGAGCTCAACCGGGAGACCGGCCATGTGACCGTGTGGGCGAAGGAGGACCCCGAGGACCTGGAGGAGGGGCAGGAGCCGCGCCCGTTCGACGACACCCCGTCGGACTTCGGGCGCATCGCCGCCACCACCGCCAAGCAGGTGATCCTGCAGCGGCTGCGGGACGCGGAGGACGACGCGACGCTCGGGGAGTACGCGGGGCGCGAGGGCGACATCGTCACCGGTGTGGTCCAGCAGGGCCGCGACCCGAAGAACGTGCTCGTCGACATCGGCAAGCTGGAGGCCATCCTGCCGGTGCAGGAACAGGTCCCGGGCGAGGCGTACCAGCACGGCATGCGGCTCCGCTCGTACGTCGTACGGGTGGCGAAGGGCGTACGCGGTCCTTCCGTGACGCTCTCCCGCACGCACCCCAATCTGGTGAAGAAGCTCTTCGCGCTGGAGGTGCCGGAGATCGCCGACGGGTCCGTCGAGATCGCCGCCATCGCGCGTGAGGCGGGTCACCGTTCGAAGATCGCCGTCCGCTCCACCCGCAGCGGCCTGAACGCCAAGGGCGCCTGCATCGGCCCGATGGGCGGCCGGGTGCGCAATGTCATGGGCGAGCTGAACGGCGAGAAGATCGACATCGTCGACTGGTCGGACGACCCGGCGGAGATGGTGGCGAACGCGCTCTCCCCGGCCCGGGTCTCCAAGGTCGAGGTGGTGGACCTCGCGGCCCGCTCCGCGCGCGTGACGGTGCCCGACTACCAGCTGTCGCTGGCGATCGGCAAGGAGGGGCAGAACGCCCGCCTCGCCGCCCGCCTCACCGGCTGGCGGATCGACATCCGCCCGGACACCGAGCAGCCGGCGGAGTAA
- the rbfA gene encoding 30S ribosome-binding factor RbfA produces MADNARAKRLADLIREVVAQKLLRGIKDPRLGSHVTITDTRVTGDLREATVFYTVYGDDEERAAAAAGLESAKGILRSEVGRAAGVKFTPSLTFVADALPDTAKTIDDLLDKARASDAQVRESASGAKYAGEADPYRKPGDDEDDAAE; encoded by the coding sequence GTGGCCGACAACGCGCGTGCCAAGAGGCTGGCGGACCTCATCCGGGAGGTGGTGGCCCAGAAGCTGCTGCGTGGGATCAAGGACCCGCGGCTCGGCTCACACGTCACCATCACGGACACCCGGGTGACCGGGGATCTGCGGGAGGCGACCGTCTTCTACACGGTCTACGGGGACGACGAGGAGCGGGCGGCGGCCGCCGCGGGGCTGGAGAGCGCCAAGGGCATCCTCCGTTCCGAGGTCGGCCGTGCCGCGGGTGTGAAGTTCACGCCGTCCCTCACCTTCGTGGCCGACGCCCTCCCGGACACCGCCAAGACCATCGACGACCTCCTCGACAAGGCGCGGGCCTCGGACGCCCAGGTGCGCGAGAGCGCGTCGGGGGCGAAGTACGCCGGTGAGGCAGACCCGTACCGCAAGCCGGGTGACGACGAGGACGACGCCGCCGAATGA